The DNA region GAGGATCTGGTGACGATCCCCAAGTACCGCGGCAAGACCAACGAGCAGTTCACCCGACTGCTGCTCAACGTCACCCTGGCCGGGCTCTCCGGGGCGGCCGCAGCACGGCGTGACCAGGGGGCGCGGCTGGCGATCCTCGATCCGATGGCCGGGCGCGGCACCACCCTGCAGGAGGCCTGGCTGGCCGGGCACAACGGTTACGGGGTGGAGCTGGACGTCAAGGCCGTCGAGGCACTGGCCGCCCACATGACGACGTGGCTGCGTCACAAGCGTCTCAAACACACCTCACGCACCCACCCCGTGCGTCGGGACGGTCGGGTGTTGGGAAAGAAGTACGAGGCCGAACTGCGCCTGCCCAGTTCCGAACCACTGGAGATGGGCGTGTTCACCGGGGACACCCGCGACAGCGCCAAGCTCTGGGGGCGCAAGAAGTTCGACGCCGTCGTCGTTGACGCCCCCTACGGAGTGGTGCACGCAGCGACGTCCCGTCCTGCCGCGAAGGGGCCGGACGCCAAGGGCGGTGGGAAGGGGACCACCGCCGACAAGCGGCACGGTGGCCGTGACGGACGTTCCTCGGGTCGGGACCGCTCACCCGCCCAGCTGCTCGGCGAGTCGATCAGTGTGTGGGCCAGCCAGCTGCGCTCCGGCGGGGCCATGGGGATCTCGTGGAACACGTTCGGCCTGGCTCGGGAGGATCTGCTCGCCATGATGGCCGACGCTGGGCTGCAGCCGCTGGACGACGATCTGCACCGCGGGCTGGACCACCGGGTCGACTCGTCGATTCATCGCGACGTGGCAGTGGCCGTGAAGGCCACGGCCTGACGCCTCAGGATCCTGCCCCGCACGGACGATCCTGCCCCGAATGGTGCGGTGCTGCGCCACCGGGCACGTGCCGGCCCGACCGGCACAGCGACTGCTGGGAGGCACCCGCCACACGATCACTGACACCAGCCGGGTGAGTGCCGGTCCTTCGTGCCGTGTCTCGAACAGCCCATGTGGCTGGTCGGCAGGGGTGCCACAATGATCTCATGCACACCCTCTTGCTGATGCGCCATGCCCAGGCCGCTCCGATGGCAGCCACCGATCACGACCGTCCCCTCACGGCCTATGGTCGGCGTCAGGCCCACGAGATGGGGCTCCAACTTGCCGATCGCAGGATCGATCTCGCCATGGTCTCCAGCGCCCGACGCACCCAGCAGACCTTCGAGGAGCTGGAGGTGGACTGTCGCGTGGAGACCATGCGTGTGCTGTACGGTTGCACGGTGCCCACCATGCGGCAGCGAATCTCCGAGTCATTGGATGACGAGGTGAACACCTTGCTCGTCATCGCACACTCCCCGGCGATCCCGCAGTTGGCAGCACAGCTGTCCGCAGACCCGACGGACAGCCAGGGGCAGTCCATACTGTGTCACTACCCGCCGGCAACCCTCACCGAGATCGCGGTGGATGGGCCGTGGCGCGAGATCTCCGAGGAGTTCGCGACCAACACGTCACTGCGCGGGGTGTGGGAACCGCCGATGTGAGGCTCATCGCCTCACCCCGCCGATTCCAGATCCCGTTGGCTCAACGCTGCACGTAGACGGCGATGGTGCGCCCACCTGTGCACGTGACGAGTTCGTCGCCGGTGCAGGTGAGGTCATAACTGCGGTTCGAGGCGGGGCTGAACACCGTCATGTGGATCGTCCCGTGCGAGTGCGGCGGGAGCTGGGAGGCAGCGGCACGAGCCAGCTGGCAGGAGGCGCTGCCATCGCCCCAGACCGAGTCATCGCACTGACGCGCCGTCTCGGGGACGCTGGAGCCGCTGGGAGTGGGGCTCGGGGTGGCCGATGTCGTGGGTGTGTTGGACTCCTGCGTGGGCGTCGGGGAGGGAGAACTGCTCGATTCCTCGGCGCTCGATTCCTCGGCACTGGGGCTTGCAGAGGCAGCGGAGCTCGCAGAAGCAGTGGCCGATGGGCTGGAGGTCGGTGCGGGCGAGGACGCGACAGCAGGCGCGTTCGAGGTCGGGGCGCCGATGTCCGGCCCGGAACGCAGCAAGGCCCACACGACGACGATGAGCAGCAGGACTGCACTCGCCAGAACAATGGCAGCGATGGCGGGGGCGGAGAGCCGGTGCTGTTCCTCGGCATCGTCAACCTGGTCCTGCGTCGTGGACTCGTCGGCGGGAGGGGTGAAGCGCACCGGATCGGACTTCTGGGTGGCGAACACCGCGCTGTGTTCTGCCTCCGGGTCACGGAACCAGTCGTTGGGAAGATCCGGAATACGCTGCGTGGGGACATTGGGCGCCGAGGCGGGGGGTGTGGTGGGGGTGAGCACTCGGGTCTCGTCCCCGGGGGACACCGGCTCGCGAAGAACACGAGAGGTGGTCTCACTGAGATCAGGGGCAGGGTCGACGTCGTTCCTGGAGGCGGAGGATGCCGGTCGCGATCGATCATCGGAACCAGCTTGGCCAGCGGAGTCGCCCGAGGTGGGTCGTGTCTTGTCGTCCCCTTGGGCGGTGTCTGTCCGGGCAGCATCGTCGAACTGGGACGTGTCGCGCCTCGGGGAGCGACTGCCCAGCTGTGCGGACGTGTCGGAGTTTCCTCTCGCAGCTGCGGGGCGGTTGATGGCTCTGCGATCCATCTCGACCGTGGCGTCGGCGTCGAAGTGGGACGACTCGTCCTTGACCGGACGGACGCCGTCCGCACCGCCGTGCAGGGAACGCTCCAGGGATGGATCCGTCATACGTATTGCGCCGGGCAGACGAAGATCAAGGTTGCACCTTGGGCACGTCGTGTCCCGGGCCTGTACTGCAGACCCGCACCGCGCACAGAACATTCACACCTCCGTAGCCTTCCCGGCGCTGACCCTTGCGTCGCCGGGCGTCACCAAGGATATGTGATACCGCAGAATCAGTGTTCCGACGACTTGGCCACGTCGAGAATGGCTGATGTTGCAGCATCGGCACTGCGCACTGCACCTTCCATGTAGCCATTGAAGGTGGACGCGTACTCGGCACCAGCGAAGTACATGGACCCCAGTGGTTGGCCAATGACAGGGCCTGCTGCAGTCCACAATCCGGGCGCGAAGTGGGCGGCATGGCAGCCCTGGGTGTACTTCTCGGCCAGCCAGTCCCGATCGACGTAGTCGACTGGCTTTCGCGGTGCTGGGCCGAAGGCCCTCTCGATGGCCTCCTCGAAGATCCGTTGCCGCAGCGACACCGACAATTTTCCGTATCCGGAGGCTTCCCCACCCTCGAAGAAGCCCAGCAGGATGCCGTGATGCTCATCGTCAGAGGTGTCGAAGGTGATGCGCATGGCACCCTCGTTCCAACTCATCTGTCCAGAGAGCCCGCGATCCCGCCACCACGGCTCGTCGTAGACCAGAAACGCCTTGATGACGTTGCCGGCCGGGATCTTGTCGGCCATGTCGTAGCGTTCGGCCGGAAGGTCGGGCTCGAAGTCAATCGTCTTGAGCAACCGGGGCGGGGTGGTGAGGACGAGCGAGCTGCCCTCGAATCGGTCGCCCCCTTCGCAGGTGACGATGACATGCCCCTCGGCGTGTTCCACCCGCGTCACTGGAGTGGAGAGACGAATACGATCACCGAGGCCACGAGCCATCTCATCGGTCAGTTGCGCCAACCCACCCACGACTCGGGCCTGGCGTACCCCACCGCTGGTGACGACGTAGGACTCGAGATCGACGCCAGTACTCACCCGCTGCAGGGCGTTCTCCAAGGTGGTGATCTCGGGGTGGATCCCCAAGGCCTTCTCGACCAGCCGGGCAAAGTACCTGCGGCCACCCTCGGTACGCAGATTGACGTCCTGCCACTGCTGGAGACTCTGCCCGAGCCACCGATCATTCGCAGCAGCCCAGGTGGGATTGTCGGTCACCTTGCGAGCCAACCGGCGCAGTCGGAGCAACGCCTGACCTAGGTCGGAGAACTCGAATGGGCTGAGGTCGTCCTGGGCAGCAGGCTGTTCGACATGAATCTTCTTGGCCTTGCCCCCCAGACGCAGCACCATGTCCCCGTCGCCCGGTTCCACGGTTTGGAGCCCCTGGGCATCGATGAGGGCATGCATCTTCTCGTGCCCGGGTGAGACCCACTGGCCACCCATCTCGACGATGCGGCCATCCTTGAGGGCAATGTTCTCGACCCGGCCACCGACTCGGTCGCGAGCTTCCAGGACGACGATGTCCTTGCCCGCCGCGGACAAGGTGGTGGCGGCTTGCAGCCCGGCAAGGCCAGCTCCAACGATGATGGTGTCGTACATGGCTCTCCTCATGACCCGAAGGTGTCGGACGCGCGTGGACGCGGACTCGGCTGTCACGCAAGTTTATCGATAGCCGCTGCGCACCGGAACCCTGGGATGGGTACCTCTCGAAAAAGCATCATGGAACGACCGCAGGATCGAAGGACATTGAAGATGGAACTGTGCTGGCGACAGATCTGTGCACCCGACGACTCTGAGGTGGAACACGAGCGAGTAAAGGTATGGAGCCGTCGACGGGAATCGAACCCGTGACCTACGCTTTACGAGAGCGTCGCTCTACCATCTGAGCTACGACGGCCTGCCCGAGACGAGTCGGACCGGTCAAACTATACCGACGTTGGCGTCAAACGCGAAAACAACGGCGGCACAGGTCCGTGGCCCATGCAAACGAGAGTGCCACGGCAGCCCAGTACGTCCATTCCAAGATCGAACGCCGTGGCCCATGGAAGGGTGCCCCACCCCTCACAGCATCCCCACGATGGCAAAGCATCCAGCCCGCAAGCACCCCTACCCGGCAGTCCATCCCGGTATCGTCGGGGCATGACCGTTGATTCAGCGCGGGACAGCGCCAACCACCCCAACTCCGAGGTCGACGTCGTCGCCAATCGCTACTGGGATCGACTGGTGGAGGCCAGCCCCACCCTGGCGACCGACCTGGGTGCCGACGTGCGCCAGGACGAGTACGACGACTTCTCCCCCGCCGGCCTGGAACACACCTGCCAGTTGGCGGCCGACGCCCTGGTCGAGCTGGACCGGGCGACCCCCACCGACGAGGTCGACCGCGTCACCATCGCTGCGATGCGCTCGCTGCTGGGGCTGGAGATCGAGACCCACGACCACGGTTACGACCTGTTGAGCCTCAACGGCATCGAATCCGGTCTGCACGCAATTCGCCGTGTCTACGACGCCATGCCCACCGACACCCCGCAGCAGTGGCACACCATCGCTCGGCGTCTGCATGCGGTGCCCGATGCGGTGAACGGCTGGTTGGAGTCCCAGCGCGCCTCGGCTCGGGCCGGCGTGGCCCCAGCACGCCGTCAGGTGGATCTCCTGGTCGAACAGACCCGCTCCTGGGTAGCTGGCGGTGGGTTCTTCGACAACTACCTGGCCAACGCCACGACCGACCACGCAGAGCTGCCCACCGACATCAAGGATGAGCTGGCTGACGGCATCACAGTGGCCAAGGAAGCCTTCGGTGGGGCCAGCGAAATCCTGGCAGGCGAGATCGCCGAGCTTGCCACCGACCAGGACGCCGTGGGCATTGACCGGTATCAACTCGCCTCACGTGCCTTCCTGGGATCGGCGATCGACCTCGCCGAGACCTACGAATGGGGCAAGCAGGAGCTCGCTCGCATCGTCGAGCTGCAGCACCAGACGGCCGAGCGCATCAGGCCCGGGGCCAGCGTCGCCGAGGCCATGGCCGTTCTGGACGCCGACCCCGCCTACCAGATCCACGGCACCGACGCCCTGCGCGAGTGGATGCAGTCCAAGGCCGACGAGGCCATGGCGAACCTCGGCGACACCCATGTCGACATTCCCGAACCAGCCCGTCGCGTGGAAGGCATGATCGCCCCCACCCATGACGGCGGCGTCTACTACACCGGACCGTCCGACGACTTCTCCCGTCCGGGCCGAATGTGGTGGGCGGTGCCCGAGGGAGTCACCGATTTCACGACGTGGCGGGAGCTCACGACCGTGTACCACGAGGGGGTGCCGGGCCATCACCTGCAGATCTCCTCAGCCATCGCCCAGAAGGACACTCTCAACTCGTGGCGGCGGTTTGCCGGCCAGTCCGGTCCTATCGAGGGGTGGGCACTGTACGCCGAGTGGCTCATGGCCGATCTGGGGTACATGGACGATCCGGGCTACTTCATGGGGCTGCTGGACGGGCAGTCCCTGCGTGCAGCTCGCGTCGTGCTCGACATCGGCCTGCACTGCCAGTTCGAGGCCCCTGCCGAGGTCGGCGGTGGTGAATGGACCTGGGACAAGGCCTGGAGGTTCTTCAACAACCACGCCTCCATGGACGAGGCGACAGCACGCTTCGAATTGAACCGGTACTTCGGTTGGCCCGGCCAGGCCCCGGCCTACAAGATCGGTGAGCGCACCTGGCTGCAGACGCGTGCGGACTGCCGCGCCAAGAATCCCGACGGCTTCAGCCTCAAGGACTTCCACACTCGCGCCCTGGCCCTGGGAAGCCTGCCACTGGACCTGCTGCACGACACCGTGGTCGACACCGAACCCATGCCCTGATCGGCGATCATCTGGCTGCCGGTATCGCCAGTACCGTTGGGGAACCGCGCCCGGGTCTGCACGGCCCGGGCTGTCGGATCATTCCCACCTGGTCACCGCGTGCCCTGCCTCGGGGATTCTCACCCGTGTTCCAGGCACAACGTACCGACGTAACCGGTGTCATGGCTGAGCTCGGTACGCACCCGAACGCGTTCGGTGCCGTCGGGACAATCCCCGTTGGGTCCCACGACCGCCCGCACCGTACGGGCACCCTCCTCCTGACACGGCACGACTGGCACCCGTCCATTGTTGACGGTCTCACCGACGACCACGCACTTGCCGTCCCGCTGTTCGAGGTCCTCGTACGTACGATGCCGCCACACCCACTCCAGGACCAGGATGGCAAGCGCCAGAGACAGCGCAATCGTCGCTCTGACAATCCGCACCCGTGTCATGGCCTCATCTCCGATCGCCAACCTGTGAGCCCGATGCATCGTGAGCTGGACCCTGACCCCCGTATCCGTGGGGCACACAATCCGGCTCACCGAGCTTCGAGCTGTCCTGACAGCCTCACGTGGCGGGCGCCACGCGCGTCTACCACGGTAGCCGGTACCACCAAAAGTGACGACAGCGGCACGGACCCAGTGACCCAGGCGAGGTCGCAGAACAGATCAGCACTCAGTGGCTTGACACGGCGCGGATCCAGTGGCCCAGGACTGATCGCAGCTCACACCCGGTCGTCAGCAGATCTTTCCGTCCTTGGGGACCGTGCCGTCATTGATGTACCTGGTGACTGAATCCTTGAGGCACTGGTTGCCCAGGCTCCACGCCGAGTGGCCCGATCCCTTCCACGTCACCAGGACGGCGGACTCCAGCTGCTGCGCCATCCACTGGGCCTGCTGGTAGGGAGTTGCCGGGTCCCCGGTGACCCCCAGGACGACGATCGGCGCCGCGGCATGGGCCGTCAGTTTGAGCTGGGGTACTGGAGTCGTGCTCCACACCGCGCACACCGGATCGGCTCCCATCGCCTCACCCAGCAGCGGGGCCTTCCTCCTGGCCTCGTCCCAGTCCTGCCGTACCTCACTCATCCCGTCGTCACCGGTGTCCAGGCAGGAGATCGCCGGAAAGGCGTAGGCCGTTGGGTCATACTTGCCGCTCATGGGGTCTCGGCCGTACATGTAGCCTGCGGCTGCATACAGCTGGCTGCCGTCATGGTCGTTGAGGGCAGCGCTGAGCGCCCCGGCCAGCTGCTGGTAGCCCTGCCTGCCCAGGTAGAGGAACAGTGCGATGCCCGTTGCGGCGTCGGTCTCCGACAGCTTGGCCTGTTTGTTCACGGTACGCACCGTGAGACGCCTGCTTCCCAGGTGATCGAGAAAACCCTTGGTCTGGTCGACGATCTGGTCGGGAGTGCCCTTGAGCGGACAATGTGACCGCGGCTGAGCACACCACGTGGCGAACTCGTGGAACGACTTGTCGAAGACCTCCTGCTGACTCGGTGGTTCCTTGGTCGTGATGTTGACGGCCGAGTCGAGCACCATACGTCCGACTCGTTGCGGATACAGTTCGGCGTACATCGCTCCCAAGTACGTTCCGTAGGAGACGCCCAGATAGGTGAGCTTCTCATCACCCACCAGGTATCGCAGGTAGTCGAGGTCACGGGCCGAGTCGATGGACGAGACGTGGTCGAGCAGGGCCCCGGAAGCCTGCCGGCACTGCTGGGCGAAGGTTTTGGCGCCCGAGGTGAGCGCATTCCACTCGGCCTGACTGTGTGGGGTGAAATCCAGGGCGTGGAAGGCGTCGGTCTGGGCGTCTGTGCCGCACCGCACCGGAGTGGACTCCCCCGTGCCACGAGGGTCCCATCCGATGACGTCGTAGTCGGCGAACTGGTCAGTCTCGAAGGTGTCGAGCATCTCCTGGCCCGATCCACCGGGGCCGCCAGGGTTGAGGAAGAGCGTGGCCCCCTGTCCTTTGCCAGACCGATGCCCCTTGCCAGAGCCGTGTGCCTTGTCGGCTGCATGTTTCTTGAGTGCCAGGGTGATCGTCGGCCCCTCGGGATGGTCCCAGTCCAGTGGCACCTCGACCTTCGCACAGTACTTGTCGCCACACGGGTTCCAGGTGATGCGCTGTGTGAGGAACGAGTGCATCGTCCGACCGCTGGCAGGTTTCATGCCCTGGGGCATGGAACTCGGCACATTCAGCTTCCGACGATCGGGATTGCCGTGGTGATCAATGACCTTGTGCTGATTCGGGTCGAAGGACGCGACTGGTGGATCCGGCTGGCCCAGCGTCGGGGACGGGGCCACCGATGGCGTGCGTGCAGCATCCGTGGTGTACGGCTGCGAGTTGTTCGACGAACCACCGCAGGCAGTCAGTCCCAGGCACAGGCACGCACAGATCACTGTGATGATTCGACGGGCGTCACGTCTCATCGTCAAGGTCTCCCGGCAGCTTTCCCGCAGACCGGCCTCAGCGGACAACCCAGCTGGTCTGCGGAGCGGTCCTGCTCCTGTTGGGCGATCTGTTCGGCCGTCGCGGTGAAGTCGTCGTAGTAGGGGCTCTCGTAACGCAGGCAGCACATGAGGTGCCCGCACAGCCCGGTGACGGCCATGGGGTTGGAGCCGTGTCCCTGCTGGTTCGCCAGCCGGATCGAGATCGGCTCCACCTCGTTGAGGAACGTGCTGCAGCACAGCTGGTGGCCACACAGCCCGACTCCTCCGACGAGACGTGCAGGGTCGCGGCCGGTGACCTGCCGCAGATCCACTCGACTCGCCAGGGCGCGGGCCAGGTCCGGTACCAGCGCACGGAAATCCACCCGGTGAGCAGTGCGGTAGTACACCGCCACATGGGGAGCGTCACCCTCGACGAGATCGACGGCCAGCACCTGCATGTCAAGACCGTGTGCGGCAATGCGCTTCTTGACGAGCTCGGTCACCTCACTGCGACGCTGTCGGGCAGCGGCTGCGGCATCGAGCTGGGTGGGGCTGGCAAGCCCGGGGCACGTGGGCAGTGGCTCGTCGAGACGGACGTCCTGGGGACCCCACACGCATCGGGCCACCTCGTCGCCGTCGTCGGTGGGGTACAGCACCCAGTCGCCCAGGTGGACGTCCACCCCATCGACGGCCAGATGGTGCAGCTGGCCATGCTCGTGGAAGGCGACCGCGATGACTCGTGTCATGGTGGCCGTCAGCCCTTGAGGGCCTTCCTACGATCCCGTACCTTGCGTCGACCGGCGTCAATGGCCCAACCGCCACTGCCCAGGCAGAACAGCAGCAGACCGCAGGTGGTGAGGAGCAGCTCGAGCTCACCACGGAATCCCATGTCGTAGAAGAGGTTGAACCGCCCCCAATGGACGTAGATCAGGGACAGGGCGCCGATGGCTGCCAACGCCAGACCGGTGAATCGGGTGAACCAGCCCAGCAGCAGGGCCACGGCGATGAGGACCTCACCAATGCCGAGCACCCACACCAAGGAGCTGGCATGTGGCAGATTCGCTGCCTCGATGAGGTCGATCGTCGCACCACGATTCGTCAGGTGCTGATAGGCATGCACGCCC from Cutibacterium granulosum includes:
- a CDS encoding SixA phosphatase family protein, whose amino-acid sequence is MHTLLLMRHAQAAPMAATDHDRPLTAYGRRQAHEMGLQLADRRIDLAMVSSARRTQQTFEELEVDCRVETMRVLYGCTVPTMRQRISESLDDEVNTLLVIAHSPAIPQLAAQLSADPTDSQGQSILCHYPPATLTEIAVDGPWREISEEFATNTSLRGVWEPPM
- a CDS encoding alpha/beta hydrolase: MDHHGNPDRRKLNVPSSMPQGMKPASGRTMHSFLTQRITWNPCGDKYCAKVEVPLDWDHPEGPTITLALKKHAADKAHGSGKGHRSGKGQGATLFLNPGGPGGSGQEMLDTFETDQFADYDVIGWDPRGTGESTPVRCGTDAQTDAFHALDFTPHSQAEWNALTSGAKTFAQQCRQASGALLDHVSSIDSARDLDYLRYLVGDEKLTYLGVSYGTYLGAMYAELYPQRVGRMVLDSAVNITTKEPPSQQEVFDKSFHEFATWCAQPRSHCPLKGTPDQIVDQTKGFLDHLGSRRLTVRTVNKQAKLSETDAATGIALFLYLGRQGYQQLAGALSAALNDHDGSQLYAAAGYMYGRDPMSGKYDPTAYAFPAISCLDTGDDGMSEVRQDWDEARRKAPLLGEAMGADPVCAVWSTTPVPQLKLTAHAAAPIVVLGVTGDPATPYQQAQWMAQQLESAVLVTWKGSGHSAWSLGNQCLKDSVTRYINDGTVPKDGKIC
- a CDS encoding flavin monoamine oxidase family protein; its protein translation is MYDTIIVGAGLAGLQAATTLSAAGKDIVVLEARDRVGGRVENIALKDGRIVEMGGQWVSPGHEKMHALIDAQGLQTVEPGDGDMVLRLGGKAKKIHVEQPAAQDDLSPFEFSDLGQALLRLRRLARKVTDNPTWAAANDRWLGQSLQQWQDVNLRTEGGRRYFARLVEKALGIHPEITTLENALQRVSTGVDLESYVVTSGGVRQARVVGGLAQLTDEMARGLGDRIRLSTPVTRVEHAEGHVIVTCEGGDRFEGSSLVLTTPPRLLKTIDFEPDLPAERYDMADKIPAGNVIKAFLVYDEPWWRDRGLSGQMSWNEGAMRITFDTSDDEHHGILLGFFEGGEASGYGKLSVSLRQRIFEEAIERAFGPAPRKPVDYVDRDWLAEKYTQGCHAAHFAPGLWTAAGPVIGQPLGSMYFAGAEYASTFNGYMEGAVRSADAATSAILDVAKSSEH
- a CDS encoding DUF885 domain-containing protein; the encoded protein is MTVDSARDSANHPNSEVDVVANRYWDRLVEASPTLATDLGADVRQDEYDDFSPAGLEHTCQLAADALVELDRATPTDEVDRVTIAAMRSLLGLEIETHDHGYDLLSLNGIESGLHAIRRVYDAMPTDTPQQWHTIARRLHAVPDAVNGWLESQRASARAGVAPARRQVDLLVEQTRSWVAGGGFFDNYLANATTDHAELPTDIKDELADGITVAKEAFGGASEILAGEIAELATDQDAVGIDRYQLASRAFLGSAIDLAETYEWGKQELARIVELQHQTAERIRPGASVAEAMAVLDADPAYQIHGTDALREWMQSKADEAMANLGDTHVDIPEPARRVEGMIAPTHDGGVYYTGPSDDFSRPGRMWWAVPEGVTDFTTWRELTTVYHEGVPGHHLQISSAIAQKDTLNSWRRFAGQSGPIEGWALYAEWLMADLGYMDDPGYFMGLLDGQSLRAARVVLDIGLHCQFEAPAEVGGGEWTWDKAWRFFNNHASMDEATARFELNRYFGWPGQAPAYKIGERTWLQTRADCRAKNPDGFSLKDFHTRALALGSLPLDLLHDTVVDTEPMP
- a CDS encoding TRM11 family SAM-dependent methyltransferase gives rise to the protein MQSCLVLVAPSANHVYANQAPRLAAAELALCCPQVRGAEPIVLAGVECIALEIDDAEQPLAPAVLRAVSRASATLAAFQREGELLRPIELPTTHVLDEDLVTIPKYRGKTNEQFTRLLLNVTLAGLSGAAAARRDQGARLAILDPMAGRGTTLQEAWLAGHNGYGVELDVKAVEALAAHMTTWLRHKRLKHTSRTHPVRRDGRVLGKKYEAELRLPSSEPLEMGVFTGDTRDSAKLWGRKKFDAVVVDAPYGVVHAATSRPAAKGPDAKGGGKGTTADKRHGGRDGRSSGRDRSPAQLLGESISVWASQLRSGGAMGISWNTFGLAREDLLAMMADAGLQPLDDDLHRGLDHRVDSSIHRDVAVAVKATA
- the ricT gene encoding regulatory iron-sulfur-containing complex subunit RicT, producing MGDWVLYPTDDGDEVARCVWGPQDVRLDEPLPTCPGLASPTQLDAAAAARQRRSEVTELVKKRIAAHGLDMQVLAVDLVEGDAPHVAVYYRTAHRVDFRALVPDLARALASRVDLRQVTGRDPARLVGGVGLCGHQLCCSTFLNEVEPISIRLANQQGHGSNPMAVTGLCGHLMCCLRYESPYYDDFTATAEQIAQQEQDRSADQLGCPLRPVCGKAAGRP